The following are from one region of the Bacteroidales bacterium genome:
- a CDS encoding 30S ribosomal protein S20, translating to MANHKSAIKRIRQAETRKLRNRYFARTMRTAIKRLRGMTDKTEASNQLPSVLSIIDKNAKRSIIHKNKAGNLKSKLTKAVNTLA from the coding sequence ATGGCTAATCATAAATCGGCAATTAAGAGAATCAGACAAGCTGAGACACGAAAATTAAGAAACAGATATTTTGCACGCACTATGCGTACTGCTATCAAACGCTTAAGAGGTATGACAGACAAGACAGAAGCGTCTAATCAATTACCTTCTGTACTGTCTATTATTGATAAAAACGCAAAACGTTCTATCATTCATAAAAATAAAGCTGGTAATTTGAAATCAAAATTGACTAAAGCAGTTAATACATTAGCTTAG
- the radC gene encoding DNA repair protein RadC, producing the protein MSYPTGKSIKYWAEEDRPREKLILKGKSSLSNAEILAILIGSGNRDESAVELSQRILTENNNNLNVLSGLSVNDLKKFKGIGEAKALNIIAALELGRRRRSSEALEQKTIRSSRDAFELLYADLADKSFEEFWIILLKRNNQIISKKRISEGGIAGTVADPKKIFKMALDAQASSIILCHNHPSGNLKASEQDNQLTHKIVQAGKTLEIAVLDHLIFGNDNYFSFADENILS; encoded by the coding sequence ATGAGTTACCCCACAGGAAAAAGCATAAAGTATTGGGCCGAAGAAGACCGTCCACGAGAAAAATTAATTTTAAAAGGAAAATCGAGCTTAAGCAATGCTGAAATATTAGCCATCCTTATCGGTTCGGGTAATCGCGACGAGTCGGCAGTTGAACTTTCTCAGCGTATCTTAACAGAAAACAATAATAACCTAAATGTTTTATCCGGCTTAAGCGTAAACGATTTAAAAAAATTCAAAGGTATAGGCGAAGCCAAAGCATTAAATATTATTGCAGCCCTAGAGTTGGGAAGACGCAGACGATCGAGTGAAGCTCTTGAACAAAAAACCATTCGCAGCAGTCGCGATGCCTTTGAGCTGCTCTATGCCGACTTAGCAGATAAATCTTTTGAAGAGTTTTGGATTATTCTTTTAAAACGCAATAATCAAATTATAAGCAAAAAAAGAATCTCAGAAGGCGGAATAGCGGGCACTGTGGCCGATCCGAAAAAAATCTTCAAAATGGCTCTTGATGCTCAAGCGAGTTCTATTATCTTATGTCACAATCACCCATCAGGAAATTTAAAGGCTAGCGAACAAGATAACCAACTGACACATAAAATTGTTCAGGCAGGAAAAACATTAGAAATTGCCGTTTTAGACCATTTAATTTTTGGTAACGATAATTATTTCAGCTTTGCTGATGAAAATATACTATCCTGA